In Macadamia integrifolia cultivar HAES 741 unplaced genomic scaffold, SCU_Mint_v3 scaffold1525, whole genome shotgun sequence, the sequence ATTCCCAGCAGAGGATTACCCAATTCTCCCCTGCAACCTTACAAGTTCTTGCACAAATCTTAAAACATGATCCCTTACCTGACATAGTCACATACACAACCTTCATTAAATTTCTTGGAGATTCTGGCCATGCCACTGAAGCCTTTGAACTCTTTGCCCTTATGAAAGAAACACATAAGCCTGATGTAATTTCCTTCACTGTCCTAATCCAAATACTCTGCAACTCCAAGATGGTTGAGCAAGCACTTGATCTCCTTCATGAAATGCCAAAATACAATTGCAGACCAGATGCATTTTGTTATAACACCATAATTGACAAGGTTGGGGAAGCTGGTCTTCAAGAACAAGTTCAAAAACTTTTTTCAAAGATGAAGTCTGATGGTATCAATCCCGATGTTGTGACTTATAGTACACTGGTGAAATCACTATGTGTTACTAACAAGATGCAAGAAGCCATTTCTATCTTAAGAAGTATGGAGAAGGGAAGAATTATCAAGGCAAACACTTATGCATACAACACAATTATGAAAGCCTATTTGGATCATGGGCAGATCAGAGAAGCTCTAGGAGTCATGGGAAGGATGGTGTGTCAAGGGTGCAACATGGATTTATGCAGTTTTAACTTGTTTATCAAATATTATAGTGATTTAGGTGAGGGTACAGAGGCTTATATGTTCTTGAGAAGGATGATTTCTGAGGGAGTTGAGGTTAATGCAACCAGTTACTGTATATGCATAAATGGGCTAATAAAGCAGGGTAAGGTTGCTGAAGTGTTTGAGTTGATAGAGAGGATCAAACAGTCCTCTGTTACAATTAGCATTTTTACTTGGAATAAGCTGATAATGTGGTTAGGGGAAATGTGTAGAATGGATGAAGCTTATAAACTCTTCTTGGGGTTAGAAGACCCAAATGAAATTACCATGAATACTGTAATTCACATGCTTTATAAGCATGGAAGAGGTGACAAAGCTTGGAAAGTTTTCAATATgatgaaagagaggaaaattgaGGCTTCAGTTGTGACTTACAACATATTGGTCCATTGGCTTGGGAGGGAGCACAGGATCTCAGAGGCATTCAAGCTAGTGAATCAGATGGAATCAGAGCAGAAATTGTCACCGGACGTAATCACATACAATTGCCTTTTAGGTGGGCTATGTAATGCAGGGCAAGTTGATGAAGCTTGTAGGCTTGTATTGGCAATGCTGGAGAAAGGGTACCAACCTGATTTGATTAGTTATAATACATTGATTAACGGTATGATTAGTGTTGGTAGAATGGATGATGCGTCGAGGTTGTTCGAACAAATGAACATGACACTCTCTGCTCATTCAGTTCCGATAGAGAGACTGGTTATGGACATGTTGAGAGGAAACTAGTTGTTTTTAGgatagcagagagagagagagagagagagagagagagagagagagagagagagagagagagagagNNNNNNNNNNNNNNNNNNNNgggggggggggggggagaggaaaaATGGGCTTTCTATAAACTTCAGTAGTGCTGATCGTTAGAACTGTACCAACAAAAGACAATTTATTGATTACATTTTGAAATACTTTCATTTGAAGCTGCTCTTTTATGCTCATTAGATTAGAGTTTATTGATATATCTTGATCCCAACACAGGTAAGGAAGGGTCATGAATATCCCACCACACATGAGTTGAAGTCTCACACAAACCATCTCTGCAGAAAGGCACCATACTTTCCACCACCACTGCCTGCCCACTTCACTTTCTCAAATCCAAATCGACTAGGATGGGTTATAATTAATCTTCATCATCCCCTTGTGAGCATCATAGAAATATAATCTCTGCATCTGACTTGAGTTCAAGAAGCCTCATGGGGAGCATTCTTTGTACTCTTCAAGGAGCTCATAGGCTGATAATGAAAAGATCCATCGGGAATCCGTGGGCTACCACACCTAGAGGTCATGTCCATAAAGAGTTTCTTCCTCGTAACAGCATTGTAGAGAGTAGAGATCAGCACCGTTTGCAAAACATGAAATGGGAGTTGGGTACGGATAAAACTTAGGCCCAAAAAAACCGAGCCCATCTGAAACTAGTCCTATGTTTTCTGGGTTCAGGCAGCGGGTTTCCAACCCATCGGCTGAGGTCAGGTCAGGCTGGGCCGGACTTCGAATGAAGCCTCGGGCTAGGCCCGGCTCACCTGAAAATGAAAGCCATATATTTGTGGATAGGTTTGGTGTATTAAGTGGGGGTATGTATATATACATCACCTTAAATCTGTGATTGTGTTATGATTTAGTACATACATATGATATTCTCGGTTAATTAAGTGTATTTGCGCTTATTTTTTGTATTGTTGATGAGGGGCGCACTAGCTTGGTCAACGATAAGGTATGAATTTTGCGATCTGGTGGTTAAGTGGTCAAAACAGCCTCTTGACATTCTTGGGTTAAGACTAGATCGTTCTCGCCCCTGGACCTTGCACACGTTGGAGCCTCGTATACCAAATATGTCTTTTTTATACGAAAATTATATACTATGATTCTACTTTTTcaattcttattattttttaagtttttatttatttatgttttaaagAGATTTCTAAGTTATTAGGAAAAACTTTAGAGTGAAGTAACGCAATATAATTTAATCCAAAAGCTTAAGCTATTGAGTCGAGAGCATCAATTGGCGTATATATATGAACTCAACCAAGAAATCAAAGATGGTCGATATTGAATTACCATTACTTTACAAAATTCTCATCAATCTGATAGGAAAAGAGTCGGGAATTAAATACCACATATAGTCAAAAAGCTCATTCATGAAACTAGAATGCATTGAAACTTGAAATATGCAACTTTAATCCAtgaaactttgaattttttttttttttttggggctaacgacgggtatccagactaatcccgtgggcccatactgatcCAACAACTGCATGGAACCTTGAACTAATAACCCTATGAAACACAATGAAAATGCCGAAAGATTAAATCTGAAAGTAAAGCCCATTGAAAACATGAGCCGTTGAAATACCATCCCCATGCAATGGTGCACATATTCCAAATTGACAGTTGCACCATCCATGAAatcttctatttatttaataGAGAAATATTATCTACGGGGGAGTATGGTTTctattaggggtgaaacagggtcggTTTGGGCctagtttcttaaaaccctaactcaaCCCTAGGtctcaaaactcaacccaaccctaacccaaccctaccgggttcatgctcaggcccaaccctacagggctcagggttgggctcGGTTGGGTCAGATTGACCCTAACTAgtcttcttagtggaatcacattccgATAAATACGATTCAATTCCGATTTTAATTCCTAAAATGAATTAAAACCcggttttttaattaaaaccctcaaatgaattcctccattaaactatattgaattttatcattctttcatggagattCCATGTGCCCCTATTTTTTCATATGATCATTCTTTTAATCTCCTCCATCAAAAGTCAACATATTACGATATAATCCAATCATTTATTGTTgttagaatttcatcttgatctaCAATAATGCTTAATTTTCAATATATAAAGACCAAGAAACTCAAGTACGGCAAGCCTCCACCTCTCCTCATTCCTTATTTCATGGCTGTAAAGAtgggtttttcctttggctttgtGTTCTCTTTTAGTTATACTATTCtctatcatattcttgttaCACAAGAAACTCCCTTGGCTAGGACACTTGCATTCTATAAAGCACAATAATAATCTGGGTTAGActcagggtgggttagggtCGGACTGagttttctatgcctcaacccaAGCCTTGCCCAACACCAcacagggttgggtcgggttggcccTCATAGTTGGGTTAGACAGGGTTCGGGCTCAGGACGAGTTAGGGCGGATTCAGATCATCGGGgctcaacttacacccctagtttCTATGCATGTGTGAGAGTCATTCATTAAGAAATATTCATAGATATGTCATTTTCCATTACATGGAAGATGagctgatcattctgccctgcTCCCCATGTCTCTAGGTGGATCCACACTCCTCCACTCCCTTAATCAATCTACAGAATTCATCACTCCACTTGACCAAAAAttagaaagtgaaaaaaaggtTTCTCAATATTTGATAAAAGATATTACCAAATCATAGGTCCACTTTGTCAAAATATAGGGTGTGATGAGGAGAGGAATATGGGCATGATAggctcattctctctctcttacatgtTTGTATTATAATTTGATAGGTTAATGTATAGAAATGCATGATAAGTTTTGTAACATTATATTATCCGTAAACCATATGTGCGCATATTATTTCACAAGCTCTCTCACAAAATTGAGAGCCTCACCTCTCCTTAAAAAACAAACCTCTTATTTACCATTCATAATGAGGGGCTCATATACGTTTGATTTAGTATTGGGGCGTTGTGGGAAAatctttctaaaattttttattataccTTGTAATTTAACATTAGATACCATGATGTAACCAAATCaagaacccaagggggtagtgtagttggtgagcaacgaacttggtatgagcAGTAAACTCAGACGTCCTAAATTCGACTCCCATTatgcacaccttgggccactcacacgggggtgttgagtgctcttcactactttcaatgaaagttgaatggttctcattcaacctcggtatgacccggtccatgcaattgtgaggtcagtatggacccgcgAGACTAGTCAGGTCGAAGGCCTTGAcacccatcgttagcaaaaaaaaaaaaaaggtaaccaAATCAGGAATGAGAACTTACAAGGAAAACCTCTCACCatcaaagtttaaaaaaaaaatcagataggaATGGATCGAACAGGCCTGCCCGTATCAGATTGGTATCGATCCAAACCGACTGATCTTTGATTGATTCGATTCTAATCCACTAATATGGTATACAGATAAAATGGTTTAGCATACCAAAAAAAAGGCTTTCTCCTCCAATATCTTGCTTCAGAGGATGGGGTCCAAATTGATTGCGGGGGGGGGGNNNNNNNNNNNNNNNNNNNNgggggggggggggggggaagtgggGAACTTCCGCTCGTGCGTGGGCGCCCCGTGAACCACCTCTGGTTTTGGAGCCGGCAGGTGATTCATAATCCCCCCATGagagttcaaaaaaaaaaaaagataaatttatCTGATCCAATCCACTCGATCAATCCAGCAACACTAGGGGTGTTAAAACCTAGCTCGAATCGAtaaaatcaattgaaaaaacctgaatcgaaccaaatagatctttattggattggttttggactgaggtatgttgggaccagCTGAAAACCAATCCAAACCTAACTGACCAATaacaaaatcgaaaccaaaccgaatgaaaccgatataaaaatgaatgattatggaattataaattggtgaattgactatccattctttacaatattagtgagaatattttttattgtaaggaatagttacaaatcattgaatatgaggttatgaatagagaaattgatttgtaaattgtaataatgcttccattgatttccttgttcactatacaaaatagttggatagttaaatgaatgattggataatagggtttattttgtgatttcagTATTAGTTATCTTTTTAGTAATTTGATATCCATTGGTTTCgaattagttatctttcctttACAATGATAacccatgatttaatcataaatttaaagtgttttttttccgTCAAATCTGGTAACtacaagttatgaatgtaagatttcattatagTTCAAGCCCAATAGTAAACCAGTTTAAACtagtattaacccgatattgaaaaaccaaaatcaagccggatagaaaccaaaatcgatcaaaaatcgaagttccttaacggattggttttgatctccatcattcctagaccgaaatcgaactgaaccgactgattgacacccctaagcaACACCATCCCCACAATAATAAATTTATCTGATCCAATCCAGCAACATGAACGGATCTCGTACGTTCCTGATctatggatttagaatctattaaatgaagagagagaaaattgattctaactTCACGGACTGGATATGTTCTCATACGTGAACTTGATCCTCTCTCGAAAGCAACACCATCCCCGCCTTAATTTATTACGCACCGAGAACAATGTCTGCATGCTCTTGCACCACTTTCCAAGCCATGTTCACATGCCTCTCCTCCGTTAGGGTTGCACCCACGGCGAACCGGATCATGTACACTCCCCCAACCACACCATGACTCATGTAGAGCCGACCAGATGAGTTCATCGACTCAAGGAACCTCCAATTCAACTCATTTGCACGTTCCTCATCATTCAATTGCTCACCATTTGCATGTACCCTCATGACCGGCAACAATAGGAGTCGAAAACACACCATAGAGAAAGTCCTAGGGACAACAATCTCAAACCTCTTGTCCATCCCCACAAGCCCTTCAAAATGCTTAGCCATCTTTACGTGGCTCCTTAGGAAGTTCCTAAGGCCAGTCACACCATAGCTACGTAGTACAAGCCACAGCTTCATGGCCCTAAACCGGCGGCTTAGTGCTATCTGCCAATCTTTATAGTCAATGACCTTATTAGTCTCCGTAGCTTTGTTCCTCAAGTACTCAGGATTTGTGGACAAGGCCTTGATAAGGGCACTAGGGTCCTTAACCCAAAGACAACAGCAATCAAGTGCAGTTAAGAACCACTTATGCGCATTAAGACTAAATGAGTCTGCATTCTCCACGCCGTCGATAAAATGCCGGAATTCTGGGCATATACATGCACTTCCGGCGTATGCCGCATCGACATGGACCCATATCCCGAACTCTTTCGCTACATCACATAATGGCCCGATCGGATCCACGGCAGTTGAAGATGTGGTGCCTACTGTGGCACAGAGGAAAAATGGAACGAGCCCGGCTTCAAGGTCGGCGAGAATTGCTGATCGGAGGGAATCCGGCGATAGACCAAATGCCGTTGACCTAGAGGTAGCAATGGGTCGGAAATTATTCGAGTGGATACCTGCAATCTGGGCCGCCTTTTGAAATGCGGAATGGGTCTGATCCGACCCGTAAACCACTAGCTTCCCTATATTGTTTCTACCAATCTTATCCAACATGCGGTGTCTAGAGGCTGTGAGTGTGCACAAGATGGCATCACAAGTACTCCCTTGTATCACACCTCCACCATTgccagaggagaggaaggagttAGGGAGCTTAAGAATTTTCCCAAGCCAGTCCATAACTATACTCTCGAGCTCTGTCGCTGCCGGTGATGACAACCAGTTGAATCCCACGACATTGAATCCAGAGGTAAGCATTTCGCCAACAAAACCTGCAACGCTAACATTTGAAGGGAAGTAAGCAAAGAAGTTAGGGCTTTGCCAGTGTGTGATGCCTGGAATGATATGAGTCTCTACATCTTGGAGGATTGTTTGGATTGGTTCTGGGTTACTGGGGGCCGAGTCTGGGAGACGTTTTTGGAGATAACCAGGTTCGACTTGGCTCCGGACGGGGTACTTCTCGATGTCACGGTAGTAGTCGGCGAGGAAATCGATGATCATGTGGCCTTGCCTCCTGAACTCCTCAGGGTCAAGAGGGTTAAGAGTATATTCAGTGCTGTTCTCTAGGCCATTATTGGGAAGGCTACTCATtttggagaagaagaattgaGTTCGTTAGGAAGGAAAGGGAGATGGAGGCAGTGCTGTGCTGGTTTCCATAGAGGGAAGTAATCTTAGTgtttaaatagataaaagacCTCTCACCATGTCAAAAGAAATGTGAAAAATAAGAGAACCCGAAGAGGATAGCCTATCGATttagtactttatttttaaCATAGGTGGGAGACCAAAAGAATGGGCAGCAATACAGTTGCaagtttaattattttttcgctaaaattatgttgaaaaaaaaaaggggtagaTTCAAGAGTATCCTTGGCACACAagtaccaaaagaaaaataaataaataaaggaaggcCCTCCTCTTCGGCATTGCAATCAGTTGGACCACAAAAATAAAACAGGAATCTGTTCATATCCTTTTTATCATTGTCATCAGCAGGACTATAAAGGAAATAAATTTCATAAACAGGAATCAGTTTATAACCTTTTTGATCtgattgccatcagcaggaccACAAAGGAAATATATTTCAAGCGATGTGTCTTTTATTGTCGAAAGAGAATATATTGATCTCGTGTGGTGCACATGGGGGCGTGGCGAGCTACAACTCTTTATTAGACACAGAGTGGAATTTGGTCATATTGTCTTACACGAACTTGATAGTGTCTTTCGAGCTAAAAAATTCGCTACATGATTGAAATccctataaataaaggagaaaatacaatcattg encodes:
- the LOC122064100 gene encoding pentatricopeptide repeat-containing protein At4g31850, chloroplastic-like; amino-acid sequence: MVLYHFQYPSPRPVRPISEEIDLLYFKNPIKFRSKRFNYSSITKLPINLKCSQTYTMSQSMPMNSQQRITQFSPATLQVLAQILKHDPLPDIVTYTTFIKFLGDSGHATEAFELFALMKETHKPDVISFTVLIQILCNSKMVEQALDLLHEMPKYNCRPDAFCYNTIIDKVGEAGLQEQVQKLFSKMKSDGINPDVVTYSTLVKSLCVTNKMQEAISILRSMEKGRIIKANTYAYNTIMKAYLDHGQIREALGVMGRMVCQGCNMDLCSFNLFIKYYSDLGEGTEAYMFLRRMISEGVEVNATSYCICINGLIKQGKVAEVFELIERIKQSSVTISIFTWNKLIMWLGEMCRMDEAYKLFLGLEDPNEITMNTVIHMLYKHGRGDKAWKVFNMMKERKIEASVVTYNILVHWLGREHRISEAFKLVNQMESEQKLSPDVITYNCLLGGLCNAGQVDEACRLVLAMLEKGYQPDLISYNTLINGMISVGRMDDASRLFEQMNMTLSAHSVPIERLVMDMLRGN
- the LOC122064110 gene encoding tyrosine decarboxylase-like, whose translation is MSSLPNNGLENSTEYTLNPLDPEEFRRQGHMIIDFLADYYRDIEKYPVRSQVEPGYLQKRLPDSAPSNPEPIQTILQDVETHIIPGITHWQSPNFFAYFPSNVSVAGFVGEMLTSGFNVVGFNWLSSPAATELESIVMDWLGKILKLPNSFLSSGNGGGVIQGSTCDAILCTLTASRHRMLDKIGRNNIGKLVVYGSDQTHSAFQKAAQIAGIHSNNFRPIATSRSTAFGLSPDSLRSAILADLEAGLVPFFLCATVGTTSSTAVDPIGPLCDVAKEFGIWVHVDAAYAGSACICPEFRHFIDGVENADSFSLNAHKWFLTALDCCCLWVKDPSALIKALSTNPEYLRNKATETNKVIDYKDWQIALSRRFRAMKLWLVLRSYGVTGLRNFLRSHVKMAKHFEGLVGMDKRFEIVVPRTFSMVCFRLLLLPVMRVHANGEQLNDEERANELNWRFLESMNSSGRLYMSHGVVGGVYMIRFAVGATLTEERHVNMAWKVVQEHADIVLGA